In Ischnura elegans chromosome 6, ioIscEleg1.1, whole genome shotgun sequence, one genomic interval encodes:
- the LOC124161403 gene encoding non-classical arabinogalactan protein 31-like: protein MPEPHPTTTPYHPNAHKYGANPLPSPLRRRLEFKARPSRSPTAKNHYPSPLIPPTPTAMLHPWKPSRARRAAPAIHPSRPRGPTTPHSSDGSSPEPSARPPEAIPHQPGHHHHLPTRFPPLPCPRSGPTKPPVPPS, encoded by the coding sequence ATGCCAGAACCCCACCCGACCACCACCCCTTACCACCCCAACGCACACAAATACGGAGCTAACCCTCTACCCTCTCCGCTTCGAAGGCGGCTGGAATTCAAGGCACGTCCTTCCCGGAGTCCTACGGCAAAGAACCACTATCCCTCCCCGCTCATACCCCCCACACCCACTGCCATGCTCCATCCGTGGAAACCCTCCCGGGCACGCCGCGCGGCCCCCGCTATACACCCCTCCCGGCCCCGGGGCCCGACGACCCCCCATTCTTCCGACGGATCCTCTCCCGAACCCTCGGCCCGACCCCCGGAGGCCATACCTCACCAGCCCGggcaccaccaccacctccccACCCGCTTTCCCCCCTTGCCTTGCCCGCGGAGTGGTCCTACCAAACCCCCCGTACCTCCGTCCTAA